A segment of the Panacibacter ginsenosidivorans genome:
AAAATTCTTTTTACAAAGCAAGCGATCAATACCCGATTGCTGTGTATGCAAAAGATTTTGACAACAATGGAAACTATGATGCTATACCGGCGCTGTATCTTCCAACAAGCATGGAAGACCAAACAAAAAGAGAATTTCCTGCATACGGGAGAGACGATCTTATCAAGCAGATGATTGCTATGCGTTCAAGGTTTCAAAGCTACCGCACTTATGCAAACGCTACAATGGATTCTGTGCTTTTGGCAGATCAGCGTAAAGATGCCATCATCTATCATGCAAATAATTTAAAGTCATGTTATATACGCAACGATGGCAATGGTAAATTCACTTTACAACCATTGCCAATGCAAGCGCAGTTATCTATGCTCTGTGGCATGGCAGTTGAAGATTTTGATGGCGATGGAAATTTGGACGTAGTGATCAATGGAAATGATTATGGCACCGATGTTTCAACTGGCCGCTATGATGCATTGAATGGCTTATTTATGAAGGGAGATGGCAAAGGCAATTTTGTACCACAAACAATTTTGCAAAGCGGCATTTATATTCCTGGTAATGGCAAAGCACTTGTAAAACTCAGAAGTAAAACAGGCAGCTGTTTGCTTGCTGCATCTCAAAACCGCGGACCGTTAAAAATATTTAAACTTAAAAGAGATGTGCATTGTATAGCGCTGCAGCCAAACGATATAAGCGCTGTAATACAATACAGGAATGGCAAAACACAAAAGCAGGAATGTTATTACGGCAGTTCATTTCTCTCGCAGTCCGCAAGATTTATAAATGCAGATAATACCATGGCATCAGTAATCATAACAGATGCAAATGGAAATCAACGAAAGATAGTTCTGTAAATGATTTGCTATTGATTGTATGGGCCGGGCTGCAGAAAGCCTGTTTAGCTTTACTTGCGTCGCACTCTTGTACCGGATATCATTGTGCAGCATTTAAACAAAAATAAAATAACGATCGATATTCCAGCGAATGAAAAATATAGCGGCTTGTTTTATTATTTGTATAACAACTTTTATTTCCTGCAGCAGTAATAAAAACCCGTATGAAAATAATTTAGGTATTGAACCTTCATTAATAGCACAGATGGATACGGCTAATTATACAAAAATATTTTGGCTGGATACACTGGTAAATATTGGCACTATCAAAACAACTGATACAGCAAAAATAAAATTCAGGTTTAAAAATATTGGTGATAAAGCTTTATTCATTATTACTGCTGCACCCTCCTGCGGATGCACGGTGGCTGATTATCCCAGGGAACCGATACAGCCCGGTAAAGAAGGAATCGTAACTTCTGCTTATAAATGGAACGGGCAATTGGGAGCGATCAGGAAAACGATCAGTGTAAGAACAAATACAACAAATGAAGCTTACCATAAGATCGCTTTTATAGGAGAGGTCATTAAAGATTCTGTAAGCAGTAAAAAGTAAGGAATGTTTTTGCTATATAAAATTTAATGATAGTGTGGCAGCATATATGTTCAGCAAAGTATTGGGCGTTCAAGTGTGCGACGCAACAGAAGCTGAATAGAGAGTAATTGCAGGGACAAAAATGGTTTTTAAATAATTTATCAGAGCTTATAACCTTAAAATATTGATGAGTGTTTTGTTGAAATATAAAAGATATGTAGTTGGAGTTGTTTGCATGAGTTTTTTTATTGCTTGTTTTGTTTCGTGTCAGCAATATCAAAAAAACAGCACACATAAAAATGTAAGCGATGAAAGTATTGATATGGGCAAGAAGCTTGCTGCAACATATTGTCAATCCTGTCATCTCCTGCCCGATCCATCTTTGCTCGACGCAAAGAGTTGGGAAAAAGGTGTATTGCCCATGATGGGTCCAAGGCTTGGCATTTTTAATAATGGCTTTGAACAGTATCCGTCGTACAGAAGAGATAAGGATGTTGATAAAGACTTTTATCCGTCGCAACCAATATTGAATGTGGTGCAGTGGCAGGCTATTCTTGATTACTATACAGCGCTTGCGCCTGATACATTGGTTGCAAATAAAGATGATGTAAGTATTTCATCAGACCTTTCACAGTTTAAACCAATAGTGCCCGCATTTAATGATCCTGTACCCCGCATAAGTTATATTAATGTCGATACAGTTATGGCGCCACATAATGTCATTATATGTGAGGTAAACAGAAAAGGCATTTTTCGATTCAACAACGATTTGCAGTTGCACGATTCACTTTATCCTGTAGGCAGTATTGTGGATATGAGTATGAAAAAAGCCAGTGCAGTGGCATGTAATATTGGGATAATGGTTCCTAATAACGGAAAGCATGGAACAATAAATAATCTTGCTATAAGCAGAAATAATAAAATGTCTTATGACACAATTCCTATGTTTGACAGTCTTAGAAGGCCTGTGCAAATAATTGTATCTGATATAAATAAAGATGACAAGGAGGATTATCTTGTTTGTGAATATGGCAATCTTAAAGGTGCGCTTTCATGGAATGAAAATCTTGGTAATAATAAATTTGAAAGGCATGTAATAAGAGAAGTGCCTGGTGCAATAAAAGCATATGTACAGGATTATAATAATGATGGTCTTCCTGACATTTATGTTTTATTTGCCCAGGGCGATGAAAGTATTTTTTTATATACTAATAAGGGCAACGGAAAGTTTGAAGAGAAACAATTGCTGCGCTTTCCACCTGTTTATGGCTCTACTTATTTTGAACTGGCAGATTTTAATAAAGATGGTTTTCCTGATATTGTTTACACCTGTGGAGATAATGCAGATTTTTCTGCCATATTAAAACCTTATCATGGAATTTATATTTACCTCAATGATGGTAAGAATAATTTTACACAGAAATATTTCTTTCACATAAATGGTTGCTTTAAAGCTATGGCAAGGGATTTTGATAATGATGGTGACCTTGATATTGCCGCCATTTCTTTTTTTGCAGATTATCAGCATCGCCCCGAAGAAGGTTTTGTATACTTGGAAAATAATGGAAACTTTAATTTCAAAGCATACAATCTTCCGGAAACACAAAAGGGTAGATGGCTTACCATGGATGCAGGCGATCTCGACGGAGATGGAAAGACAGATATAGTACTGGGCAATTTTTCTGCACCTGCAATGATAAAATCGTTAGTGCCATTTGAAAAAGGGCCGCCCTTCCTTTTTTTGAAAAATATTGGCAGGTAATTGCGGTAATATGTTTATGTTAGTTATTTAGTTTATTTTTCAAAATTAAATTTATAAGCGCCACATGAAATATGTTATTTATTCGATACAGGTCTTCCTATGCTGTGTATTATTATTCGGATGCACCGAAAAAAATAAACCTGTAATAAATGATACCGAAGTACTTCACCAAAATGAAGATCAGTTAACACAGATCATTATTTATGATGTTTTTTCTCCACCTGTTGCCTCACGTATTTATGCATATACGTCACTGGCATCTTATGAAGCCATACGTTTTGCAAAACCTGGTTATGCATCCATTGCTGAAAAGCTGAATGGCTTTGGTAAAATGCCGCAACCTGAAAATGGTAAGCAATATAATTACACACTGGCTGCATCCAAAGCATTTTGTACGGTTGCCTATAACATTAGAATATTCTCAGATACAGTATTACATCGTTATGAAGACTCACTGGAAAACGTATTTAAAGCCGCTATTCCTGAAGATATATATAACCGCTCCATTGCATTTGGAGATACGATCGGCAAAACAATATTGATGCGTGCCCAAAAAGACATGTATAAAGAAACACGCGGTATGGCCAAATACCTGGGAAGCGACGCAGATGGTAAATGGCAGCCAACACCACCGGATTATTTTGATGGTACAGAACCCTACTGGAAAATGATAAAATCATTTTCATTGGATACATGTTCGCAGTTTAGGCCAGCGCCACCTTTTACATTCAGCAAAGACACAAACAGCGCTTTTTATAAAATGGTAAAAGAAGTATATACCGTAAATAAAAATCTTTCTGACTCGCAAAAAACAATTGCCGATTACTGGGATGACAATCCCTTTGTAGTGCAGCATTCGGGTCATCTGATGTTTGCTAATAAGAAAATTACACCTGGCGGACATTGGATGGGCATTACAACAATTGCATGCAGACAATCAAATGCAGACGAAGTAAAAACGGCCCAGGCTTATTGCCTCACAGCTATTTCTTTGTTGGATGCTTTCATCTCCTGCTGGGATTCGAAATTTACGTATGAATACGTGCGTCCTATCACATTAATTAATGCCTGGATCGACAGAGATTGGAATGCATATTTGCAAACACCGCCATTCCCTGAA
Coding sequences within it:
- a CDS encoding DUF1573 domain-containing protein — encoded protein: MKNIAACFIICITTFISCSSNKNPYENNLGIEPSLIAQMDTANYTKIFWLDTLVNIGTIKTTDTAKIKFRFKNIGDKALFIITAAPSCGCTVADYPREPIQPGKEGIVTSAYKWNGQLGAIRKTISVRTNTTNEAYHKIAFIGEVIKDSVSSKK
- a CDS encoding FG-GAP repeat domain-containing protein, whose product is MSVLLKYKRYVVGVVCMSFFIACFVSCQQYQKNSTHKNVSDESIDMGKKLAATYCQSCHLLPDPSLLDAKSWEKGVLPMMGPRLGIFNNGFEQYPSYRRDKDVDKDFYPSQPILNVVQWQAILDYYTALAPDTLVANKDDVSISSDLSQFKPIVPAFNDPVPRISYINVDTVMAPHNVIICEVNRKGIFRFNNDLQLHDSLYPVGSIVDMSMKKASAVACNIGIMVPNNGKHGTINNLAISRNNKMSYDTIPMFDSLRRPVQIIVSDINKDDKEDYLVCEYGNLKGALSWNENLGNNKFERHVIREVPGAIKAYVQDYNNDGLPDIYVLFAQGDESIFLYTNKGNGKFEEKQLLRFPPVYGSTYFELADFNKDGFPDIVYTCGDNADFSAILKPYHGIYIYLNDGKNNFTQKYFFHINGCFKAMARDFDNDGDLDIAAISFFADYQHRPEEGFVYLENNGNFNFKAYNLPETQKGRWLTMDAGDLDGDGKTDIVLGNFSAPAMIKSLVPFEKGPPFLFLKNIGR
- a CDS encoding vanadium-dependent haloperoxidase codes for the protein MKYVIYSIQVFLCCVLLFGCTEKNKPVINDTEVLHQNEDQLTQIIIYDVFSPPVASRIYAYTSLASYEAIRFAKPGYASIAEKLNGFGKMPQPENGKQYNYTLAASKAFCTVAYNIRIFSDTVLHRYEDSLENVFKAAIPEDIYNRSIAFGDTIGKTILMRAQKDMYKETRGMAKYLGSDADGKWQPTPPDYFDGTEPYWKMIKSFSLDTCSQFRPAPPFTFSKDTNSAFYKMVKEVYTVNKNLSDSQKTIADYWDDNPFVVQHSGHLMFANKKITPGGHWMGITTIACRQSNADEVKTAQAYCLTAISLLDAFISCWDSKFTYEYVRPITLINAWIDRDWNAYLQTPPFPEYTAGHASISGSASTVLSDLFGQNFAFHDNSDSAYIGMTRDFTSFKQAAAEASISRLYGGIHYRPSLDTGLVHGAMVGNNLLKKIGMQ